In the genome of Manis javanica isolate MJ-LG chromosome 17, MJ_LKY, whole genome shotgun sequence, one region contains:
- the LOC108387954 gene encoding LOW QUALITY PROTEIN: vomeronasal type-1 receptor 1-like (The sequence of the model RefSeq protein was modified relative to this genomic sequence to represent the inferred CDS: deleted 1 base in 1 codon): MGLPNLRMGIIFLIQMQVGILENSTLLLTFIISMLSLHNHRLTDQILNQLVLANSLVLFSKGIPQTMATLGWKCFLDDTECKLVFYLHRVGRGVSLSATCLLSSFQAIKLRSSFSRWMELGVKSPKCVGFGCSFSWILNLLINIFIPMKVTGPLNEKNISLEKLKDYGCCSGIMAEKFTITLYALVYFSIDFICLGLMVWSSGSMVFVLHRHKQRIQHIHSNRLAPKTSHETRAIHTILILVSSYVFFYLLSSILTLCVSLIAKPSQWLVDSSVLVASCFPTFSPFVLIRNDKRVSKSLFACWFRKPN, encoded by the exons ATGGGTTTGCCCAATTTGAGAATGGGGATAATCTTCCTCATTCAGATGCAAGTTGGGATTCTGGAAAATTCCACtcttcttttaacttttattattagTATGCTTTCATTACACAatcacagactcacagaccagatTCTCAACCAACTGGTCTTGGCCAACTCCTTGGTGCTTTTCTCCAAAGGGATCCCTCAAACAATGGCAACTTTGGGATGGAAATGTTTTCTGGATGATACTGAATGTAAACTTGTCTTCTACTTGCACAGAGTGGGAAGAGGAGTTTCCCTCAGCGCTACCTGCCTCCTCAGTAGCTTCCAGGCCATTAAGCTTAGGTCCAGTTTCTCCAGGTGGATGGAACTCGGGGTTAAATCCCCCAAATGCGTTGGCTTCGGCTGTTCCTTTTCATGGATACTGAATCTCTTGATAAATATCTTTATCCCCATGAAGGTGACTGGTCcattgaat gaaaaaaatatcagtttggaaaaactgaaagattATGGCTGTTGTTCTGGGATTATGGCTGAGAAATTTACAATCACATTATatgctcttgtttatttttccattgactTCATATGCTTAGGTCTCATGGTGTGGAGTAGTGGCTCCATGGTCTTTGTTCTACACAGGCACAAGCAGCGAATACAACACATACACAGTAACAGACTTGCTCCCAAGACTTCCCATGAGACCAGAGCCATACACACCATCCTGATCCTTGTAAGCAGCTATGTCTTCTTTTACTTACTATCTTCCATTTTGACTCTCTGTGTTTCACTAATTGCGAAGCCAAGTCAGTGGCTGGTGGACAGCTCTGTGCTGGTAGCTTCATGTTTCCCAACATTCAGCCCCTTCGTGCTCATCAGGAATGACAAGCGTGTCTCTAAATCCCTCTTTGCCTGTTGGTTCAGAAAACCAAATTAG